From the genome of Bombus pascuorum chromosome 2, iyBomPasc1.1, whole genome shotgun sequence, one region includes:
- the LOC132916203 gene encoding ejaculatory bulb-specific protein 3-like: MKVAVVFLAMLVCTLADKYTTKYDNVDLDSILNSDRLLNNYVNCLLEAGSCTPDGKELKKSLPDALENNCEKCSEKQKEGSEKVIRFLINKRPAIWERLSKKYDPTGEYKLKFQDQAQQRGIELH; this comes from the exons ATGAAG GTCGCGGTTGTTTTCCTGGCCATGTTGGTCTGCACCCTGGCAGACAAGTACACCACCAAATACGACAACGTCGACTTGGATTCGATCCTGAACAGCGACCGTCTACTCAACAACTACGTAAACTGCCTGCTGGAGGCCGGAAGTTGTACACCCGACGGCAAGGAGCTTAAAA AGTCCCTGCCGGACGCTTTGGAGAACAATTGCGAAAAGTGCAGCGAAAAGCAGAAAGAGGGCAGCGAGAAGGTGATCCGGTTCCTGATCAACAAG CGACCAGCGATCTGGGAACGGCTGTCGAAGAAGTACGACCCGACCGGCGAGTACAAGCTGAAATTCCAGGATCAGGCGCAACAACGTGGAATCGAATTACACTAA